The window CGGCTACATCCAGACCAACAAGTTTTTCGTCAAGCCAAAGACGAACAAAGTCCTCGTAGACGGCGGCAAAGGTTTTGAGTCCGGCCAAGGAACTGCCGGAGTGACGAGGAAAGCGAACAAGGACATTCTCGAACACGACCGGAAACGGCAGATTCAGCTCAAACTTCTAGTCCTTGAGGATAAGCTTACCGATCAGGGATACACCGATGCTGAGATTGCGGAAAAGCTCGATGAAGCTCGACGTAATCTGGAGGCAACATCTGAAGATTCTGGTGGATCCACTGCTATTGGCTATGAAAGGTaacttattttttgatttataGTTATGCTTTTTGCATAATATACGCATTGGATCAATTATTGTTGAAGAATTAGTTACAGATTTATAGTTTTGACTGAGTTGATGTTGTTACTAGTCGTTTCTTAGAGAACTTTCCATGCATTATCTTTGGAACTAGCAGAATTGTTGGGAAATGGAAATATGAGAAATTTTATTGTTCTTTCCATTAGAAGTGAAAGAAACGAAAGAAATTGGAAAGGGGAAAGAAATGTGGTTATTACAACTTTGTAATGCTTCTTTCTGAGTTCATATTgttgtttatttttaaaatgacgGTGGTGGTGTCCAGGTCATCTTATGTGCATCTTGACTATTCCACAGGTACTTGCTACCTCAACCCACCAACAGTTAGGCATATGGGAAAAAATCACCTAGGATTTTTTGACTCTTGAGATTTGAACTTGAAACCTCATGGTCTCACCTCATAGACCAATGGGCCTACCCTGGGGTGTTGAGTTtacattgttttgttttgtttttgaccTTTAAGAATATGTTATGGAATATGGTACAATTATGACAAGTTAATGATCTATATGAATTAGTAGACTTTTTAAGGAGATAtaaattgaaaatgatttttgttttccttttgtctgTATGAGAGGTCTAGATGAGGAGGTtttagatacatatatatatgattAGGTTGTGGTTTGATTCTTGCGTCCTTTGACATTCTCATTTCTTGAGCAGCTTCAAAAATCTTAAAGTAAATTTAGCATAAGGTTCATTGGTGAATTTGTTTTGTGGTTCTACACTTCTATCTTTCTGGTTGAAAAGGTAGAAAAGTGCAATCATGTATAAGTTGTTCTGATGGGCCGTTTTATCACAACTATAGTTACTACAGTTTTTAACTTGTATGACTGTTGTCAGTCCGATTGTTATAACCTGGTCAGCAATTTGCCGTTTCAGCAGTTCAGAAGTTCCAAGAATTGGTTTTGTTGGATATAAATGTTATTTAGCCCTCTAGTGATGTGTTTATATCATAATGTCTTTACCAATATTTTTTGACCTCCAAAAATTGATAGGAAATTTGGCTTGTTAGATAGAACAAAGCAAGGTTTTGGAGGTTACAAAGCAGGTTTCAGTATCCTAAAAGCTACTGGGATTTGGGCTGTTAGGGGTCCAAGTTTTGTTGACTTCTCCTTTCCTGCTTCGTATAAATGTTTTGCTAACGGGCCAATATATAGTTTGCAagattctttttcaaaaaaataaataatacacacacacacacacacacacactgcaTGGCTGATATGCAACAGctagtttgttcattttcagggTTTCGGAAACACAGACACACCAGATTGCTGCTTTGAAGGAAAGGCAGATGGAAACCTTAAAAGCTGCTCTCAAGATAGGGGCTGAACACGAGACCCAGAAGAAGCGGCATGAGGCTTTAGATTTAGATTCTGAAGAGAATGAAGATGGTGATAATAATGAGCTTGTTGATAGGAAGTGGCAGGGGAAGGACTTGAGAAAAGAGAAGGATGAGGGTAAGCGTAATAAGAAAACAGAGAAGAAAAAACGTGTGGATTCTTCTGACACTGACAGCGGTGATAGCCATGCCAAAAAGCCTAAGAAGAAGAACCATGAAAAAGCCCACTATTCTAGTTCTGATTCTGCTACTGCTGTTGATAATAAGTCAAAAAAGTTGTCTGCCAGGGAAAAAGAGGGTAGAAGGCGGCATCACAGTGATTCACTCTCTGATTCTTCCTCAGATTCTGATTCTTATCCAGAGTCTGATCAGGAGAAGAAACATGCAAAATCCCGTAGGAGACATTCTGAGGGTGAGTATAATGCTGGCCGTGATGCAAAAGCCAGTAAGTTTCAACAAGGTAGAAGACACGATTCTGATGAGGATGACTACAAAAATGATCGCGATGTCGATAACAAGATGATTCAGAAAGAGAGAAGGCAGGTTACTGAGAGTAAGTATGATGATGGCCGTGATGCTAAAATCAAGAAGTCACAAAGAGGCAGAAGACAAGAttctgatgatgacgatgatggtAGTGATCGTGATGTAAAAAGCAAGAAGATTCAGGAAGGGAGGAGACATGTTACTGCAGGTGAGTATGATGGTGGTCATGATTCTAAAAACAAGAAGTCTCGAAGAGGTAGAAGATACGATTCTGGTGATGATGATAGTAATGATCGTGATGTAAAAAGCAAGAAGATTAAGGAAGGAAGGAGACATGTTACTGAGGGTGAGCATGATGATGGTCGTGATGCTAAAAACAAGAAGTCTCAAAGAGGTAGAAGACATGATTCTGATGATGGTAGTAACGATCGTGATGTAAAAAGCAAGAAGATTCAGAAAGGGGGAAGGTACGAGTCTGATGACAGCGAGTATGATGAAGGCTATGTTGCAAAAACAAATAAGACTCAAAAAAGTAAACGATGCAATTCTGACAAGGACGAAGGTGAAATCAGCAGTAGTGACTATTCTCGCATCACCAGTGGTTCAGATAGCGAGAGGAGTTATCGTGGACATAAGAGTGTAGATAGGACCAAGTCTGAGAAGTTCAATAGAAGTGGTCGTGGAGATGATTCTGGTGGTAGGTGGGAGAGTTCGGTTATGAAAGATAGGGAATTTCAGGAGGATGATTTGAAAAAGAAGGAAGGTGCACAAGCTTCTGATAAAGGATTGGACACGTTCAAGAAATTGGAGAAGTTATATCAATCGAGGGAAGATGTGATTGGTGGATCAAGTGCTAGTCAAGAGTTGTTGAGGGGTAAGAGAAAACTAGATAACGAAAACTTGGATGAACCCGGCGGGAAGTCAAGGAAGATAGATTCTAGAAAAGACGAAGAGCATGGAAGGCCTAATAGTGAAACTGACAATCAAAGTAGGTCATACAGGAGTATTAAGGACAGAAGTAAAGATCAACAAGCAAGAAGAACTGGGGGAGAATATGAAGGTGATGGTGGAGAGCGTGGCACTAAAATTCAGAGTCGGAATGAACTGCACCGTGAAAGTCGACGTGAAAATCGAGATTATGAAGTGCCTGGACGGGAGAGAAGAGAAAGTAGGGATGATGATCGCTGGGAAGTGAAGCAAAAaagagatgaagaggaagatCGGTACAGGAAGCATGAGAAAGAACGGGATTCTCAGCGTGGAAGGCatgaacaagaagaggaggaACATAGAAGCAGAACACGTGATAGTTATAGAGGTCATGATTCTCACAAGAGGGCTAGACATGATGATTTACATTCTGGTGGAAAGAGAAGATATGATGATGACAAGTATGCAGACAAGCGGACTAGACGGTGAAAGCTGCTTTAGATTGTTTCATGCTAGAATATCAAGAGGTGAGTTCAAACTTGAGATACACTTGCCTTTTTCTTTACTATTATATGCCAATCACAGGGAGATATCcctttttaaaaatgaatttaatAGAGAAACTCATAGTTAGAGTATGGTTTCTTTTATGAATAAGGTACTGCTTAATTTCCTTTCAAGTTTTTCTATTGACAAATATATACCCCATTAAACTTTGTACTATTTGGATATGGATAATATAATGTTGAAAGTGAAGACATAAGTGTTAATAAAAAAGGTGGAGATGTTAACAGTAGAACTTTACAGATTTAATTCCACAAACGGGTTCAGTATAATGGGATAAATCGCTTTCTGTTTACATCTGGGTTCTGGGTTTATTATATCTTATGGTTTACATCCCTCTTTGGTTTTTCCTCCAATAAATTTTAATTAGGTGTCCATGCTTTTCATGGAAAGTGGAGCTTTGATCGCACTAAGCTGCCATTGGCATTTGACTGTACCATTCTTCTGTTTCAAAATTACAATGTGAACCCAGGTAAGAAAGCTGCTTAAAATGTGCATGATTGATTGACAAGGAAGGTTCCTCTTAATTTGATGAGTGTTTTGCTGCTATTTAGGGGTGTTCCTTATCGAGAGTTAGCTCTCTATAGGGGAATATAACTGCTGGTCAAGGGAATATTCACAAGGCATTGAGATGTAGAGAACCTGGTTTTAAAGCTGGCATATACATAAATTTGATCAATGGACTCCTTTgttgttatttaacataaaaaaggGTAAAGAGGCTCTTGTTTTTTTGGGTCCAGATTCCCTACATTGACATAACAGTTGCTCGATGTATCCCCCTCTCATACTGCTGTACACCGTTGGACTCCAATTCCCTTCAGTTTGACACAATACATATGGAAATTAAAAATTTGTCCTCTGAAACATGCTCTTTCCAAACGCTATGCTTCAGAGAAAAGTTGTAAAAGTGTACCGTGGCGATACCCTTTAGAAGAATTACATAATGTGATTAGCTAACATTCTCACAATCTGTCTTTTTGTCAGTTTCAGCAGTTCAGTGGAGGAAGATTGCGGATGCCAAGCATAAAGAGGCAAAGCTTGGTTAACTGTTTGGTATCAGAAGTGGAGATTTGAGTTTTCTGCTATATGTGGGGGGTTGGTTCTCGAAACACTTTTCAGTGTACCTAAACAGGATTGATGAATCGCTATCTTTATTGTGCTATCTTTATTGTTGACCGTCAAAATTGGTGTGCAAGAGTTAGCTGTAATAAGTAACGTTTCCCCCTGTTACCATTCTTTTACTGTTGACCGTCAAAATTGGTGTGCAAGAGTTAGCTGTAATAAGTAATGATTCTTCTTCTGTTACCATTCTTTCAACTCTTTTGTGATTTCCTATTTGGGAGTGCTACAGTGGCTTGTGAAGTAAGGTTCATAGGCTCATGTATAATATGCAGTGAATTTTGAATGCGCCTTCTCAAACATGTTGCTTCGAAAGTTCGAATGCCGTATTGACACCTTAAAGCTCCGCCTTTTTCCGGGCTGAAAATGGCCAATCTATTCTGCTAAAGACGTCGAGGAATGGAAGATGTGGATATGCAGGTCTAGCAGTAGCTCTTCCATTTTTTCCGACTGAGTAATTGTGAAGGTTTTATTGATGTGTGCTCTTTTATTAATTAGGGTGATTCTTTGCCATCGGTTTATCTCAATTCACCCTAAGCTGAATGAATATGTGCCCCGTAGCTGAATGAATTCGCTTCTTGGATTTGCTATACTGCATCCTTGCTGCATTCAAGTCATTCTGCTTGCAGCCAGAAGACATGAAGTCTGTCATCGAACATGATGCATATTTTTGTTAACATTGGCTATATTAGAAAAATACGAGGAGAAATGCATCAAACATGAAACCTGTTTATAAAATGGAACACGCgtcacggcagttgaaagttcatgagaaaaactacACTGTTCATGACTTCATAGGTAACCCGCTTGCTTCAAAATCAGTTCGGTCAGGGAGGCAAGATATCCAGACTGGTTAGCCTatatagtagtagttcctaagaagaacaataaatttcgcatgtgtgtagactataaataTATTAATAAGGTATACCCTAAAAACTCATTCTCACTGCccaatatcgatcaaatgatttatgctacggccgggcacgagttgatgagtttccttgatgcttattcctggcacaaccaaattaagatgaacccggaagatcaggaaaaaacttggtttataacaaatttcggtacatattgttacaatgtaatgcccttcgggttaAAAAAACATCGGAGCCGCTTATCAACAGCtcataaataagatgtttgaagaGAAAATAGGAAAGACCATGGACGTTTACATacacgatatgctcgttaagtctttaaATACAGGTGACCACCATAAGCATTTacaagaaacattcgacatcctgaggaagcataacgtgaaacttaaccccgagaagtgcgcTTTCGGGGTTAGTTCTAGTACGTTCCTGAGGTTTCTGGTCTCACAAAGgcgaattgaggtaaaccccgacaaaatcaaggccatagacgaTATCCCGGCTCAATTGTCAAACGtaaaggaagtccaaaggctcacAGGAAGGTTAGAAGCTtggagcaggttcatttcccggtcgtcggaaaaatgtcatcgcttcttcacattgttcaaaaagaagaataattttgAATGGACACCGGAGTGCCAGCAGGGTTTGAGGGACCTAAATAAGTACTTATCAAGCCCTGCATTGCTCtcgaaaccaaaagaaggtgaaacattCCTAGTCTACCTTGCGGggtcagaagttgcggtaagtacGGTTTTAGTCCGGGAGGACGAAGGTATGCAATTTCTCAATTATTACGTTGGCAAAATTCTAACGGGAGGAGAAAttcgctacccacatttggagaAATAGGCCTTGGCTCTCGTAATCGCCACTCGAAAGTTGAGGCCCTACTTCTAGTGCTACCCGATAGctgtggtgactactttccctttgcggAATATCCTccacaaacccgagctctcgggtagattgtccaaatgggccgtcaaaatgagtgaattcgacatagaatataaacaaAGGATTGCAATAAAGTCACAAGTCTtagctgacttcgtggccgattttagtccGGGATTACTATCTCTAGAaaccaaggaggcagtaatggCGGCAAAATCAACAtcgggggtttggaccttatttacggacggaGCTACGAACGTAAAAATGTTCGGGCTCGGAATAGTCTTAATTATGCCTTTGAGGGAAACCTTAATACAGGTAATCAGAACAATCCctttaactaataatgaagcagagtatgaagctttgattgcagggctcgaattggcccgggaacttgattccgaggttatcgaaatcaaatgtgactcacAACTAGTGTTAAAttaggtctacgggatctttgataccaaagaagaacatgtgcaacaatacgtggtaaaggtctAGAATCTTTTGGCATGATTTcgggagtggtcaattactcatatcctAAGGGATTATAACGCAGAAGCAGATGCATTAGCAAATTTAGGATCATTAATGGAAATAAAGGGATCGGAGTCCGAAACAGTGATGCAAATGATGAGCTCAGTCCTGGATAcagatggttactatgaggtgaATTCGGCTAGTCTGGTCTACgactggagaaatgaaataatcaaCTACGTCGAGCACGGAAAGTTACCCGATGGCCCCAAGGCATCAGGGATCGGAGTCCGAAACAGTGGTGCAAATGATGAGCTCAGTCCTGGATACATATGGTTACTACGAGGTGAATTCGGCTAGTCTGGTCTACgactggagaaatgaaataatcaaCTACGTCGAGCACGGAAAGTTACCCGATGGCCCCAAGGCATCACGGGCGTTACGCGCCAAAGATTCACGTTATAGCTTCAAGAAAGGCAAATTGTATAAAAAAAACTTTCCGAGGCCCGTTGGCCCGGTGTTTAGGAGCGTCAGAAGCTTACTATGTCATGAGAAAaatccacgaagggatatgcggcaatcACTCAGGCGTAGGATCTTTGGTGTTGAAATTGGtacgggcaggatattattggcctcgcATGGAACGAGACGCCAAAGATtttgtacgaaaatgtgataagtgccaatgcTAGCATCACTAGTACAACAACTAGaagaacccttacattcggttctgtccctatggccgtttatgaaatgggggatggacttCGTTGGACTGTCGCCACTGGATCCTgaaaaggtaaggtttcttttatttttgattgattatttttctaaatggatggAAGCAGgttcttatcagaagatcggagaaTGCGAAGTGGTCTATTTCatatgggaaaatataatttgcaggtttgggataccaagagagatagcatgcgacaatgggccaTAGTTTATCGttgcaaaagttacaaaatacctcgaagacttgaaaataaagaggatcacatcttctCCTTATCATCTGAGCACAAatggtcaagcggagtcaacgAATAAAGTGATTACTCAAaatctcaagaaaaggttggaagcagcaaAAGGCAAATGGTTCGAAGAATTGCccggagttctatgggcctaccgaaccaTGGCCAAATCGAGCACAGGAGAAACTCTTTTTTCTCTTGTTTACGGTGCTGAAGCCCTAATCCCGATAGAAGTGGGCGAACCTACTTTGAGATATTCTCATACATATGGAGAAT is drawn from Nicotiana tabacum cultivar K326 chromosome 9, ASM71507v2, whole genome shotgun sequence and contains these coding sequences:
- the LOC107769304 gene encoding uncharacterized protein LOC107769304 codes for the protein MYNGIGLQTPRGSGTNGYIQTNKFFVKPKTNKVLVDGGKGFESGQGTAGVTRKANKDILEHDRKRQIQLKLLVLEDKLTDQGYTDAEIAEKLDEARRNLEATSEDSGGSTAIGYERVSETQTHQIAALKERQMETLKAALKIGAEHETQKKRHEALDLDSEENEDGDNNELVDRKWQGKDLRKEKDEGKRNKKTEKKKRVDSSDTDSGDSHAKKPKKKNHEKAHYSSSDSATAVDNKSKKLSAREKEGRRRHHSDSLSDSSSDSDSYPESDQEKKHAKSRRRHSEGEYNAGRDAKASKFQQGRRHDSDEDDYKNDRDVDNKMIQKERRQVTESKYDDGRDAKIKKSQRGRRQDSDDDDDGSDRDVKSKKIQEGRRHVTAGEYDGGHDSKNKKSRRGRRYDSGDDDSNDRDVKSKKIKEGRRHVTEGEHDDGRDAKNKKSQRGRRHDSDDGSNDRDVKSKKIQKGGRYESDDSEYDEGYVAKTNKTQKSKRCNSDKDEGEISSSDYSRITSGSDSERSYRGHKSVDRTKSEKFNRSGRGDDSGGRWESSVMKDREFQEDDLKKKEGAQASDKGLDTFKKLEKLYQSREDVIGGSSASQELLRGKRKLDNENLDEPGGKSRKIDSRKDEEHGRPNSETDNQSRSYRSIKDRSKDQQARRTGGEYEGDGGERGTKIQSRNELHRESRRENRDYEVPGRERRESRDDDRWEVKQKRDEEEDRYRKHEKERDSQRGRHEQEEEEHRSRTRDSYRGHDSHKRARHDDLHSGGKRRYDDDKYADKRTRR